The Zingiber officinale cultivar Zhangliang chromosome 9A, Zo_v1.1, whole genome shotgun sequence genome window below encodes:
- the LOC122019991 gene encoding pyridoxine/pyridoxamine 5'-phosphate oxidase 1, chloroplastic-like, whose translation MLSNLKRRGMRSLLFPYSLLLRPSTLSSVLIPPPNILRRPLPLLPASPFSGLKRGPASPIAASSPSSSFRRLSSSASSMADQAVSYLSQSEAAEVDEILMGPLGFSVDQLMELAGLSVATAIAEVYKSSEYSRILAICGPGNNGGDGLVAARHLHHFGYQPFICYPKRTPKTLYNGLVTQLESLSIPFLSINDLPQHLAENFDLIVDAMFGFSFNGQPRPPFDDLIQRLVSLRHDNYVSKRSPPIVSIDIPSGWHVEEGDITGEGLKPDMLVSLTAPKLCAKKFVGPHHFLGGRFVPPSISSKYKLCLPKYPGTSMCVRIGKPPSVDIASLRENYISPELLEDQVAPDPVDQFFKWFDEAVAAGLREPNAMTLSTCDREGKPSSRVVLLKGADKHGFVWYTNYESRKAHELSENPHASLLFYWNQLNHQVRVEGTVEKVSREESEQYFHSRPRGSQIGAIVSKQSTVVIGRHVLHDAYKELEERYADGTAIPLPEFWGGYRLKPTRFEFWQGQPSRLHDRLQYSLRILNGNELWHIERLSP comes from the exons ATGTTATCCAACCTCAAGCGCCGCGGCATGCGATCCCTTCTCTTCCCCTACTCGCTCCTCCTCCGCCCTTCCACTCTCTCCTCCGTCTTAATTCCTCCCCCGAACATCCTTCGTCGCCCACTTCCACTTCTCCCCGCCTCTCCCTTCAGCGGCTTAAAAAGAGGGCCGGCATCACCGATCGCTgcctcctctccttcctcttccttccGTCGCCTTTCCTCTTCCGCTAGCTCAATGGCGGATCAAGCCGTGTCGTATCTCTCCCAGAGCGAGGCGGCCGAGGTCGACGAGATCCTCATGGGCCCGCTGGGATTCAGCGTCGATCAGTTGATG GAATTGGCCGGGTTAAGCGTTGCTACTGCGATAGCGGAG GTCTATAAATCAAGTGAATATAGTCGCATCCTTGCTATCTGTGGTCCAGGAAATAATGGCGGTGATGGTCTTGTAGCTGCTCGTCACCTCCATCATTTTGGATATCAGCCTTTTATATGTTATCCTAAGCGTACACCAAAAACACTGTATAATGGTCTTGTTACCCAG CTCGAATCACTATCTATTCCTTTCTTGTCTATCAATGACCTGCCTCAACACTTAGCTGAAAATTTTGACCTTATTGTCGATGCAATGTTTGGATTCTCATTTAATG GTCAACCAAGGCCGCCTTTTGACGATCTTATTCAGAGGCTTGTATCTTTAAGGCATGACAACTATGTTTCCAAGAGATCACCTCCAATTGTTTCAATCGATATTCCTTCTGGTTGGCATGTTGAGGAAGGTGACATCACTGGGGAAGGCCTTAAACCTGACATGCTG GTTTCCTTAACTGCTCCAAAACTCTGTGCCAAAAAGTTTGTTGGTCCTCATCACTTTCTTGGTGGTAGATTTGTTCCTCCATCCATCTCCAGTAAGTACAAACTCTGTCTTCCTAAATACCCAGGCACTTCAATGTGTGTCAGAATTGGAAAACCACCATCTGTTGACATTGCATCACTCAGAGAAAACTATATTTCTCCTGAACTTCTTGAGGACCAAGTAGCACCTGACCCTGTTGATCAG TTCTTTAAATGGTTTGATGAAGCAGTTGCTGCTGGTTTGCGTGAGCCAAATGCCATGACTTTGTCAACTTGTGATCGTGAAGGAAAACC TTCATCTCGGGTAGTCTTGCTAAAAGGAGCTGACAAGCACGGATTTGTGTG GTATACCAATTATGAAAGCCGAAAAGCACATGAATTATCTGAAAATCCTCATGCTTCACTTCTTTTCTATTGGAATCAGCTAAACCACCAG GTTAGAGTTGAAGGAACTGTTGAAAAGGTTTCTAGAGAGGAGTCTGAGCAATATTTCCATAGTCGTCCTCGAGGAAGTCAAATTGGAGCAATTGTCAGCAAGCAG AGTACTGTGGTCATTGGAAGGCATGTGCTTCATGATGCCTACAAGGAACTAGAGGAAAGATATGCAGATGG AACCGCGATCCCTTTGCCCGAGTTCTGGGGAGGCTACAGACTGAAGCCAACCAGGTTTGAATTTTGGCAAGGCCAGCCTTCTCGTCTTCATGATCG GCTGCAATATTCACTTAGGATACTTAATGGAAATGAATTATGGCATATCGAAAGGTTATCCCCATGA
- the LOC122018489 gene encoding protein DETOXIFICATION 27-like has product MSAGAGEEVQVALLHGGDGAVDKGPDSEDLVLRTWVESKKLWRIVGPAILNRVSSATMNSITHAFAGHLGDLELASMSIANTVVVGFNFGLLLGMASALETLCGQAFGAKKLPMLGVYMQRSWIVLILCAALMLPMYFFATPLLLLIGQPPELAAQAGTVSLWFIPLHFSFAFLFPLQRFLQCQLKNSINAIVAAIALAVHVLVTWLFVFKLKLGLIGVTVTLNFSWWTSVLCLYLYVTCGACTDTWKGFSGEAFSGLWDFVKLSVASGVMLCLENWYYRILILLSGNLKEGEVAVDAISICMSINGWELMIPMAFFAGTGVRVANELGTGNGKAARFATIISVATSSLIGFLFGVLLLSLHDKFALIYSSSPTVLQAVDDMSILLAFTIVLNSVQPVLSGVAVGSGWQAMVAYINIGTYYLIGLPVGVAMGWFFGLGVAGIWAGMIGGTAVQTVILAWITIRCDWDKEALMARARMEEEDLCK; this is encoded by the exons ATGTCCGCCGGCGCCGGAGAAGAGGTGCAGGTCGCTCTTCTCCATGGAGGCGATGGCGCCGTCGATAAAGGCCCAGATTCAGAGGACCTGGTTCTGCGGACGTGGGTCGAGTCCAAGAAACTCTGGCGGATCGTCGGCCCGGCCATCCTCAACCGCGTCTCCTCAGCCACCATGAACTCCATCACCCACGCCTTCGCCGGCCACCTCGGCGACCTCGAGCTCGCCTCCATGTCCATCGCCAACACCGTCGTCGTCGGCTTCAACTTCGGCCTCCTG CTGGGCATGGCGAGCGCCCTCGAAACGCTCTGCGGCCAAGCTTTCGGCGCGAAGAAGCTCCCGATGCTCGGCGTCTACATGCAGCGCTCCTGGATCGTGCTGATCCTCTGCGCCGCCCTGATGCTCCCCATGTACTTCTTCGCCACCCCGCTGCTGCTCCTCATCGGCCAGCCCCCGGAGCTGGCGGCGCAGGCCGGCACGGTGTCCCTCTGGTTCATCCCGCTCCACTTCTCCTTCGCCTTCCTCTTCCCCCTGCAGCGCTTCCTCCAGTGCCAGCTCAAGAACTCCATCAACGCCATCGTCGCCGCCATCGCCCTCGCCGTCCACGTCCTCGTCACCTGGCTCTTCGTCTTCAAGCTCAAGCTCGGCCTGATCGGGGTCACCGTCACGCTCAACTTCTCCTGGTGGACGTCCGTGCTCTGCCTCTACCTCTACGTCACCTGCGGAGCCTGCACCGACACATGGAAGGGCTTCTCCGGCGAGGCCTTTTCCGGCCTCTGGGACTTCGTCAAGCTCTCGGTTGCTTCCGGCGTCATGCTCTG CTTGGAGAATTGGTACTACCGGATTCTGATCTTGCTGTCCGGGAATCTGAAAGAAGGTGAGGTCGCAGTGGACGCCATCTCGATCTG CATGAGCATCAATGGATGGGAGCTGATGATTCCAATGGCATTCTTTGCAGGAACAGG AGTGCGAGTGGCCAACGAACTAGGAACCGGGAACGGCAAAGCCGCAAGGTTTGCCACCATTATCTCCGTGGCGACCTCCTCCCTGATCGGCTTCCTCTTCGGCGTGCTCCTCCTCTCTCTCCACGATAAGTTTGCCCTCATCTACTCGTCGAGCCCCACCGTCCTCCAAGCCGTCGACGACATGTCCATCCTCCTCGCCTTCACCATCGTCCTCAACAGCGTCCAGCCCGTTCTCTCCG GTGTTGCAGTTGGATCAGGATGGCAAGCCATGGTGGCTTACATTAACATAGGGACATACTACTTGATAGGGCTTCCTGTGGGGGTTGCCATGGGCTGGTTCTTCGGGCTCGGGGTCGCT GGCATTTGGGCAGGGATGATCGGAGGAACTGCTGTTCAGACAGTGATTCTGGCTTGGATCACCATTAGATGTGACTGGGACAAGGAG GCTCTGATGGCGAGGGCTCGCATGGAGGAAGAAGATCTCTGCAAGTAA